From the Mytilus trossulus isolate FHL-02 unplaced genomic scaffold, PNRI_Mtr1.1.1.hap1 h1tg000085l___fragment_1__unscaffolded, whole genome shotgun sequence genome, one window contains:
- the LOC134699751 gene encoding transient receptor potential cation channel subfamily M member 1-like yields the protein MTWFSFWTLFEMLMYLMFITSVFLRLTMPAGSFHNARMMYAVTLGTFIINSMQFFLVSKQIGPKVIMIGRMMFDVIFFILIFAVFLFGFGVIYQATMYPNTEPGFPLFQNIIFLPYWQLYGELFLEQFYGALPDDCTENIELYSNGTMDRCPERNQINTFVLAVYMVVTHIVLVNLLIAMFTHTFTKVQDNNELVWKFHRFSLIEEYYDRSSLVPPFIILSHLRTFILHIKNRCTGNKRKNKFKITGKDAENEKLAILEKDAVYSHLNSSTRLRRRRAKNMDAEKDGFEAIYEKDTELSLQEQIHVLSSDVDIMQKDLEETLKTVKQIMTLKQNVLIVEVPRGLNS from the exons ATGACCTGGTTCTCCTTTTGGACACTGTTTGAAATGTTGATGTACTTAATGTTTATTACGTCTGTATTTCTTCGATTAACAATGCCAGCTGGGAGTTTTCATAATGCACGAATGATGTATGCAGTAACATTAGGAACATTTATCATCAACAGCATGCAGTTTTTTCTTGTTTCCAAACAAATTGGACCGAAAGTTATTATGATTGGAAGAATG ATGTTCGACGTCATTTTCTTCATCTTAATATTTGCTGTGTTTTTATTTGGCTTTGGAGTCATTTACCAAGCAACTATGTACCCAAATACAGAACCTGGATTTCCACTTTTTcagaatatcatttttttgcCATACTGGCAGTTGTATGGAGAATTGTTCCTAGAACAATTTTACG GAGCACTACCAGACGACTGTACTGAAAATATAGAACTATACAGTAATGGGACTATGGATAGATGTCCTGAAAGAAACCagataaatacatttgtactggCTGTTTACATGGTGGTAACACATATAGTTCTGGTAAATCTTCTAATTGCTATGTTTAC ACATACGTTTACAAAAGTTCAAGACAACAACGAACTGGTTTGGAAATTCCACAGATTTTCGCTCATTGAGGAGTATTATGATAGATCGTCTTTGGTACCACCATTTATTATCCTTAGTCATCTCAGGACATTTATTTTGCACATCAAAAATCGATGTAcaggaaacaaaagaaaaaacaagttCA AAATTACGGGCAAGGAtgcagaaaatgaaaaattagcTATTCTAGAAAAAGATGCAGTATACAGTCATTTGAATTCGTCAACTCGATTACGGAGACGTCGGGCCAAAAATATGGATGCTGAAAAGGACGG GTTTGAAGCTATTTATGAAAAAGATACAGAACTCAGCTTGCAAGAACAAATTCACGTTTTGTCGTCTGACGTAGATATAATGCAGAAGGATTTAGAGGAGACGTTGAAGACTGTTAAACAAATAATGACGCTAAAACAGAATGTATTGATAGTAGAGGTTCCTAGAGGTTtaaacagttaa